Proteins encoded within one genomic window of Setaria italica strain Yugu1 chromosome IV, Setaria_italica_v2.0, whole genome shotgun sequence:
- the LOC101780800 gene encoding trafficking protein particle complex subunit 4: protein MALAAIYSLFIINKSGGLIYYKDYVSAGRMDTNDSLRLASLWHSMHAISQQLSPTPGCTGIDLLQAHNFDLHCFQSLTGTKFFVVCETGAPNMEMLLKVIYELYTDFVLKNPFYEMEMPIRCELFDLNLAQLIQKDRVALLGR, encoded by the exons ATGGCATTAGCAGCTATCTACAGCCTTTTCATCATTAACAAATCCGGTGGCCTTATATACTACAAG GACTATGTTTCAGCAGGGAGGATGGACACCAATGACAGTCTAAGATTGGCTAGTCTCTGGCACTCGATGCATGCTATCTCCCAGCAACTCTCCCCTACCCCTGGTTGTACTGGCATTGACCTCCTACAAGCCCATAACTTCGATCTCCATTGCTTCCAATCTCTCACAG GTACAAAATTTTTCGTTGTATGCGAAACTGGCGCTCCAAATATGGAAATGCTACTGAAAGTGATCTACGAGTTGTACACAGACTTTGTTTTGAAGAACCCGTTCTATGAAATGGAGATGCCGATTCGGTGTGAGCTGTTTGATCTCAACCTGGCACAGTTGATCCAGAAGGACCGTGTTGCGCTTCTGGGTCGGTGA
- the LOC101781201 gene encoding uncharacterized protein LOC101781201 codes for MSLSHRLPPGAPAVDPYYVYAPRPDPQRHGVLTLFVAGLPDDVKPREIHNLFSHRPGFDHCLLEYTGRGNQAVAFVTFFTHEAALSAMTSLNGTIFDPETGDRLHIELAKSTSRRPRGGGEVYRVIDKRANKTEGNADHENVGDEGDEAAWGEDEDGGSDDNGDGGSDEPSGTENENSSDKNELSADQSDQPAHKQQNGQSPSNDGRDKSSSDIPPCSTLFIANLGHTCTEDELKEVLSKEPGFHVLKMRRRGGMPVAFADFTDIESSTAAMNSLQGTLLASSDNDGLHIEYARSKMRKS; via the exons ATGAGCCTCTCCCACCGCCTCCCGCCGGGCGCGCCGGCGGTGGACCCCTACTACGTGTACGCGCCGCGCCCGGACCCGCAGCGGCACGGCGTCCTCACGCTCTTCGTCGCCGGCCTCCCCGACGACGTGAAGCCCCGCGAGATCCACAACCTCTTCTCCCACCGCCCCGGCTTCGACCACTGCCTCCTCGAGTATACCGGCCGCGGCAACCAG GCGGTTGCCTTTGTGACGTTCTTCACTCATGAGGCGGCCCTGTCGGCAATGACTTCGTTAAAT GGAACAATTTTTGATCCAGAGACTGGTGACCGTTTGCACATTGAGCTAGCTAAATCAACTTCACGAAGACCTCGTGGAG GTGGTGAGGTCTACCGAGTTATTGACAAACGGGCTAACAAAACAGAAGGAAATGCTGATCATGAGAATGTTGGTGATGAAGGTGATGAAGCAGCATGGGGGGAGGATGAAGATGGTGGCAGTGATGATAATG GTGATGGAGGATCAGATGAGCCATCGGGCACAGAAAATGAAAATTCCAGTGATAAGAATGAATTGTCTGCGGATCAGAG TGATCAACCAGCACACAAGCAGCAGAATGGGCAATCTCCCTCAAAC GATGGACGAGACAAGTCATCAAGTGATATACCACCTTGTTCTACTCTCTTTATTGCAAATTTGGGACATACATGCACAGAGGACGAACTGAAGGAAGTTTTATCCAA GGAACCTGGGTTTCATGTCCTTAAGATGCGTCGCCGTGGTGGAATGCCTGTAGCTTTTGCTGATTTTACG GATATAGAATCATCTACAGCTGCTATGAATAGCCTCCAAGGGACTCTACTCGCTTCTTCTGATAATGACGGATTGCACATTGA GTACGCGAGGTCAAAGATGAGGAAAAGCTAA